One window from the genome of Asterias rubens chromosome 11, eAstRub1.3, whole genome shotgun sequence encodes:
- the LOC117296333 gene encoding sodium/glucose cotransporter 5-like has protein sequence MAEFVNRIDVADYVIIGLYFFFVVLVGLWSMYRSNRTNAQGYFLAGKTMSWWPVGASLFASNIGTGHFIGLAGTGAAAGLAVGLFEIMAVWCLIALGWIFVPVYLSAGVYTMPEYLRKRYGGQRLRILLAVFSLFLYIFTKISVDIFAGAIFIQLAFNWNLYTSIIVLLVVTAIYTIAGGLAAVIYTDALQSFIMVVGGVVLMVISYIEVGGMEELQIKYFQAIPTDTTEGLLNLTCAYPRPDAFNIMRDPLNSDQPWPGAVIGITFIGVWYWCSDQVIVQRALAAKNMSHVKGATILAGFLKLLPMFMIVIPGMIARVLFKDEVACIGAESCLAACGSEVGCSNIAYPKLVLELLPTGLRGLMVAVMMSALMSSLTSIFNSGSTIFTMDIWRRIRPRAHNWELMIVGRLFIVVLLGISIVWIPVVQAAQGGQLFIYIQSLQSYFAPPVFTCFVMGIAWGRINEKGAFWGLVCGILLGILRMVLDIIYPAPACGVLDDTRPAFVANIHFLYYNCIVGAVSMSVTVVVSLLTKELPPEHVLGMTYATRGKRNIYKKGTKLADEDEEVTDNVSLEMKKSKNAEDFGNTEKTEDLQLPLWRRGVYWCCGYSSEAKDAEVPDLVASLHEKKTWRIVTLVLAVIVFGASIVINVIYW, from the exons GTCGGCGCTTCCCTGTTTGCCAGCAATATCGGCACGGGTCATTTCATCGGTTTGGCAGGGACCGGTGCCGCCGCTGGTCTCGCAGTTGGACTTTTTGAGATCATG GCTGTTTGGTGTTTGATCGCTCTCGGATGGATTTTTGTCCCGGTCTACTTGTCAGCTGGG GTTTATACAATGCCGGAGTATCTGCGCAAGCGCTACGGAGGGCAGCGTCTACGTATCCTGTTAGCGGTCTTCTCGCTCTTTCTCTACATCTTCACCAAGATCTCG GTTGATATTTTTGCTGGTGCGATCTTCATTCAGTTGGCCTTCAACTGGAACCTCTATACATCCATTATTGTACTGTTGGTGGTGACTGCCATCTACACAATAGCAG GTGGACTGGCTGCCGTGATCTACACAGACGCATTGCAATCTTTCATCATGGTCGTTGGGGGCGTAGTGCTAATGGTCATCA gttacATCGAGGTTGGCGGCATGGAAGAACTGCAAATTAAGTACTTTCAGGCTATCCCAACTGACACGACAGAGGGCCTCCTCAATTTGACTTGCGCTTATCCTCGACCGGACGCCTTTAACATAATGAGAGATCCTCTGAATTCGGACCAGCCGTGGCCAGGAGCTGTAATCGGCATCACCTTCATTGGCGTCTGGTATTGGTGTTCAGACCAG GTGATTGTACAACGAGCGCTAGCCGCGAAGAATATGAGCCACGTGAAGGGCGCCACCATTCTGGCAGGCTTCCTGAAACTGCTACCGATGTTCATGATCGTCATCCCAGGCATGATTGCTCGGGTTCTGTTTAAAG ATGAAGTAGCGTGTATTGGTGCAGAAAGCTGTTTAGCCGCTTGTGGTTCTGAAGTGGGTTGTTCTAACATCGCTTACCCTAAACTCGTCCTCGAACTCTTACCAACAG GTCTTCGTGGTTTAATGGTTGCCGTGATGATGTCTGCCCTGATGAGTTCACTGACGTCCATCTTTAACAGTGGTAGTACAATCTTCACTATGGATATCTGGCGCCGCATACGACCACGGGCTCATAACTGGGAATTGATGATTGTGGGAAG GTTATTCATCGTAGTCTTGCTTGGTATCAGCATCGTGTGGATACCAGTGGTTCAGGCGGCCCAGGGTGGACAGCTCTTCATCTACATCCAGTCTCTGCAATCATACTTTGCTCCTCCTGTCTTCACGTGTTTCGTCATGGGCATAGCGTGGGGAAGAATCAACGAAAAG ggAGCATTTTGGGGTCTTGTCTGTGGTATCCTACTAGGAATACTGCGAATGGTATTGGATATCATTTACCCCGCTCCTGCTTGTGGTGTTTTAGACGACACCAGGCCAGCATTCGTTGCGAACATCCACTTCCTGTACTACAACTGCATTGTGGGAGCTGTGTCTATGTCCGTCACTGTTGTTGTTAGTCTCCTGACCAAGGAGTTGCCACCGGAACAT GTGTTGGGCATGACCTATGCCACCCGAGGGAAGAGGAACATCTACAAGAAAGGTACAAAACTTGCAGATGAAGACGAGGAAGTCACTGATAATGTTTCCCTGGAAATGAAGAAGAGCAAAAATGCAGAAGACTTTGGAAACACGGAGAAAACGGAAG ATCTTCAGTTACCCCTATGGCGAAGAGGTGTCTACTGGTGTTGTGGTTACTCATCCGAAGCAAAAGACGCCGAGGTGCCAGACCTGGTTGCGTCACTGCATGAGAAGAAAACATGGCGGATAGTGACACTGGTACTCGCCGTTATAGTTTTCGGAGCAAGCATTGTCATCAATGTTATCTACTGGTGA